A portion of the Vespa velutina chromosome 5, iVesVel2.1, whole genome shotgun sequence genome contains these proteins:
- the LOC124949184 gene encoding maternal protein tudor-like isoform X3, translated as MRESFKMATIQKNSEFVIFVTHVEAEHQFLRIWGQIDKNSATYVERMILPLFEKFAIGSGYPELQEGLSINALCCARFQNDGYYRARVCNICPDGKVVLQFIDYGNIEILPQHEVYLLRNIPGSETLQSFPPVAYEFTLANVIPINNVWDNKTIETIKKILRYNEYKACCLSTVRNHTFIKLYYNNEDFGELLVKRHMAMDATIQDLFRSRHIQQISPYHMQDRRMINETRISTQSNSNPAFNTMQGQGTWQNVSTPYVQTQKLVTHTPVQEALVFKSRVLDVGSKYHVYVSFVEDGPQKFSVQVQSTSEILTKLMRDINSHPTEPLQEPPLPGSVCLGRYTVDKVLCRAVVMAVMENKCKLYYVDFGHSEVLPYTDIFQLPPQYINPRVLSIRFTLSGVKELNVTPEMTEYFKKIVSGRSLVLHVRPPEGPPLIQYGDLYDNEKNIKDILRQAFAVPVIVSNMVVYKEPQQLSKGAERTVHVSFVESYKKFFVQLNNSDKSLESIMIYLADYVKTAPILHPNQISVGTPCAALYESQWYRAKILNVDEDKIRILYVDYGNEVTVTAESLRVIHNDLVTKLPAQAIKCILRDYDTLPTGEECYNQFEMLILEKCLYMAVIDVLPGGLLVDLYDPEIRDDIKNLLHRLFPSEKNLSIKSNSHECKYQSSIKVPKKMQRYYTKIPLNIKTQVKNKSKNIKEIRDNANKGNKINQEEPTKNMSIEHTKSKPWKNDLNEEKQDNRYEKSNSSHDTSRNDRSSKDGLKNNKTIKDEPYNKRNYNDSNSFYKVGRDFRCRGRSFGNDSKLNRSSGFDKNWSDKDSDTSSRSSGKRIRGSGPNRRSRGRPHTEGISARLHNSRWNDNDNDKEVNKSGKTNSQYNQKVHHSKDRANYKNNVISNKESSSESRDMSKNLGTTNNSMQNDKKLQLSKLSSKNIEIPSLNVVLGAIKTCMTVFISSPTDFYIQLSPDYLELNTLMENIALSYENGGDPLKQSDIKPEKYCIAQYSEDLKWYRAVIKSVEKQQVIVQFIDYGNIEIVHLDKIKTIQEQFLKLPIQTIHCKLFAAKNQIWDLDTIENFSKITDGKVLEIEFLTKENNIYEVMLREIVDGVPEFIYINEIFFDGTDLMKVREIALNQIKQMDIVEQTSEYDYIPPNSKWVMEQFELGSHKDIIITWFINPNNFYCQILDKEVEFRNMMNEIQRMYVSRKPVTYTLQIGAAVIAIFSEDKALYRAEIIESKNDEYIVQYIDFGNRALVNKSDIYQVERKLMQLPKQAYHCSLQNIKPFIGSKWSEVNTQAIDNCFNADKYGCLFHNIENDKYIVSLNNCGQDVANILVNKNLASYAVANTIMPTDDKPLDIQKIDTNLLNGQILKVKVCNVESASKFHIELSSIMENSNDKHIINKNFKMLTDKQNQPIECCLLNASSFEMNKNWKEMIENKELIMYVEEVNNNRLIVKLYDLMGNNIKSQKDTDEKIYPICPTPILNQTYKIIVLYIDHSGSIWLQRSVDYEKDIHLSQALEKHYANCGKTLKPEIDMLCAVKSVDGYWNRAKVIKFTDKSVYVNFIDYGNTQEVSIESLMELDPQFFVPYQLAINASLTVTLNGTLSEQINILQDQLFNRNLTANFSNVNKKWIVELFDNEEKISDKFRSMNLVKLSAENESKNDQLIAGKKYNVCVSHIDSPSQFWIQLTNEAEFLRQKYLELQADISTCPLIDGILEENSLCVAVYSIDNMWYRAEVLDADEDITTVRFIDYGNTDVIDNKSGNIRTLTDNLKSMKRYATKSRLDIIPVDSEDWSEATCDRFSNLVMTADSLEALIIADSIPKRVELFVNDKSISEILVEEHHAVRIYAEQDLIDEIVELELDPHSAFVSHINSPSEFWVQEEKSIADLEVMSDRFMVADMFPKVDEIKENLLCVAKFPEDEQWYRARVISHNNGETKVIYIDYGNSAISTEIRAIPEDLVKIAPLSRRCCLALPDGVTEWSNKACQEFTKLAADGATIFLLDVLKEQETSLVRLTLNEKNITDLLAIFCEQRITNIEERLPPLGEENSPNVVVSHVNTPAEFWIQAEASIAELEVMSDRLQAAPSFLPLTNLENGTICAAKYPDDEQWYRAKILSQNGSGVNVLYIDYGNTAINTELRILPEDIVNIPTLSKRCALQIPHYILSWSEEACKTFKDLAADGATMFQFEILDNEDPMHVKLSINGKDITEILLPLCKNINTKSEECTVAEQITNSNIELYNKLKNTKENPEKLNELTQKTTNIIISSVNEKSSVELLEQEHIHESITASIEETDSITNVTELTIDEIIKNMIEDTHRDSENEDSVNIEDIENTIQSSTENLITQEISKVNNNFDINYDLIINNGDNEKKDNKDVEGSIHLTVVDTNDINEKLSEQQRTKCSLDISTSEKSDLKIVENTKTNKKATNKEEMRCSPNIFSDETDLKVVENIKTNEKSPDKEETKCSLNMLVSKETDLKVIENTEVIEKSLDKQKITCAPNTSLSNVSVSKNSVRQEKITCSLDVSDTEKSETCMAIENILKKDTEETSV; from the exons ATGAG agAAAGCTTCAAAATGGCgacaatacaaaaaaattcggaatttgttattttcgtaacaCATGTGGAAGCAGAACATCAGTTTTTAAGGATATGGGgtcaaatagataaaaattctgCAACTTATGTTGAACGAATGATCTTAcctctttttgaaaaatttgcgATAGGATCTGGATATCCAGAGTTACAAGAAGGACTATCTATTAATGCTTTATGTTGTGCAAGATTTCAAAATGATGGTTACTATCGTGCTAgagtatgtaatatatgtcCAGATGGTAAGGTGGTATTACAATTCATTGATTATGGTAATATTGAAATCTTACCACAACATGAAGTATATTTATTGAGGAATATACCTGGATCAGAAACACTACAATCATTTCCACCAGTAGCATATGAATTTACATTAGCAAACGTTATACCTATTAATAATGTTTGggataataaaacaatagaaactattaaaaaaatattacgatataatgAATACAAAGCTTGTTGTCTTTCTACTGTTAGAAACCACACTTTTATtaaactatattataataatgaagacTTTGGAGAACTCTTAGTAAAAAGACATATGGCAATGGATGCTACGATACAAGATTTATTCag ATCACGACATATACAACAAATATCACCATATCACATGCAAGATAGaagaatgataaatgaaaCTCGTATAAGCACACAATCTAATTCAAATCCTGCTTTTAATACAATGCAAGGTCAAGGTACATGGCAGAATGTTTCTACACCTTACGTACAAACACAAAAACTTGTAACCCATACACCAGTTCAGGAAGCATTAGTATTTAAATCAAGAGTTTTAGATGTTGGTTCTAAAtatcatgtatatgtatctttcGTTGAAGATGGACCACAAAAATTTTCTGTTCAAGTTCAAAGTACATCAGAAATATTGACTAAACTTATGAGAGATATCAATTCTCATCCAACGGAACCCTTACAAGAACCTCCATTACCTGGATCAGTATGTTTAGGTCGTTACACAGTAGATAAAGTCTTATGCAGAGCAGTAGTAATGGCTGTAATGGAAAATAAGTGTAAATTATACTATGTTGATTTTGGTCATTCTGAAGTATTAccatatacagatatatttcaattaccACCACAATATATCAATCCTAGAGTACTTTCAATCAGATTTACATTAAGTGGAGTAAAGGAACTAAATGTTACACCAGAAATGacagaatattttaaaaaaatagtatCAGGAAGATCACTTGTGTTACATGTCCGTCCACCAGAAGGTCCACCACTTATACAATATGGAGATTTGTATgacaatgagaaaaatataaaagatattcttaGACAAGCATTTGCAGTTCCAGTAATAGTGTCAAATATGGTTGTATATAAAGAACCACAACAATTATCAAAAGGTGCAGAAAGAACTGTACATGTTTCTTTTGtagaaagttataaaaaattttttgttcaacTCAATAATTCTGATAAATCTCTTGAATccataatgatttatttggCTGATTATGTTAAAACTGCGCCTATTTTGCATCCAAATCAGATATCAGTAGGAACACCTTGTGCTGCTCTTTACGAATCTCAATG gTACCGTGCAAAAATTCTTAATGTTGATGAAGACAAAATAAGAATCTTATATGTAGATTATGGCAATGAAGTAACTGTAACTGCAGAATCTTTGCGTGTAATTCATAATGATTTAGTAACAAAGCTACCAGCACAAgcaataaaatgtatattaaggGATTATGACACATTACCAACTGGTGAAGAATGTTACAATCAATTTGAAATGTTAATTTTGGAAAAATGTCTATACATGGCAGTTATCGACGTACTTCCTGGTGGTTTATTGGTTGATTTATATGATCCTGAGATTAgagatgatataaaaaatttattacatcgaCTTTTTCCTTCAGAGAAAAATTTAAGTATTAAATCAAATTCCCATGAATGTAAATATCAAAGTTCTATAAAAGTCCCTAAAAAAATGCAAAg GTACTATACAAAGAttccattaaatataaaaactcaagtaaaaaataaatcgaagaatataaaagaaatacg tGATAATGCAAATaaagggaataaaataaatcaggAAGAACCTACAAAAAACATGTCAATTGAACATACTAAATCAAAACCTTGGAAAAATGacttaaatgaagaaaaacaagataatAGATATGAAAAATCGAATTCCTCCCATGACACATCAAGAAATGATCGATCTAGTAAAGATGGacttaaaaataacaaaacaataaaGGATGAGCCGtataataaacgaaattataATGATTCAAATTCGTTTTACAAGGTTGGAAGAGATTTTCGCTGCAGAGGTAGATCTTTCGGCAATGATTCTAAACTCAATCGCAGTAGTGGTTTTGATAAAAACTGGAGCGATAAAGATTCTGATACATCATCTAGAAGTAGTGGTAAACGAATTAGAGGTAGTGGTCCTAATCGTCGTAGTCGTGGAAGGCCTCATACAGAAGGAATATCAGCAAGATTACACAATAGCAGATGGAAcgacaatgataatgacaaaGAAGTTAACAAAAGTGGAAAAACAAATAGTCAATATAATCAAAAAGTGCATCATTCAAAAGATAGAGcgaattataagaataatgtcATATCTAACAAAGAGAGTTCTTCCGAATCTAGGGATATGTCAAAGAATTTAGGAACAACAAATAATAGTATgcaaaacgataaaaaactTCAACTATCAAAATTAAGTTCAAAGAATATTGAAATACCTTCATTAAATGTTGTACTTGGAGCTATTAAAACATGTATGACAGTTTTCATAAGTAGCCCAactgatttttatattcagTTGAGTCCTGATTATCTAGAATTAAATACTCTTATGGAAAATATTGCATTGTCGTATGAAAATGGTGGAGATCCCTTAAAACAATCGGATATAAAGcctgaaaaatattgtattgctCAATACAGTGAAGATCTTAAATGGTATAGAGCTGTTATTAAATCTGTAGAAAAACAACAAGTAATTGTACAATTTATAGATTATggaaatatagaaatagtTCATTTAGACAAAATCAAAACAATCCAAGAACAATTTTTGAAACTACCAATACAGACAATTCATTGCAAATTATTTGCagcaaaaaatcaaatatggGATTTAGATACTattgaaaacttttcaaaGATAACTGATGGAAAAGTTttagaaatagaatttttaacaaaagaaaataatatttacgaagTTATGCTACGTGAAATTGTTGATGGTGTGCcagaatttatatacataaatgaaattttttttgacGGTACTGATCTAATGAAAGTTAGGGAGATAgcattaaatcaaataaagcAAATGGACATAGTAGAACAAACTAGCGAATATGATTATATACCACCTAATTCAAAGTGGGTAATGGAACAGTTTGAACTTGGATCTCACAAAGATATAATCATTACATGGTTTATAAAtcctaataatttttattgtcaaATACTTGATAAAGAGGTTGAATTCAGAAACATGATGAATGAAATACAAAGAATGTATGTTAGTAGAAAGCCTGTTACATATACATTGCAg ATAGGTGCAGCTGTAATAGCTATATTTTCTGAAGATAAAGCATTATATCGTGCtgaaattattgaaagtaAAAATGATGAATACATTGTGCAATATATTGATTTTGGAAATCGTGCTTTGGTAAATAAAAGTGATATTTACCAAGTTGAAAGGAAATTAATGCAGCTACCGAAGCAAGCATACCATTGTTCTTTGCAAAATATTAAACCTTTCATAGGTTCAAAATGGTCTGAAGTTAATACACAAGCAATTGATAATTGTTTTAATGCTGATAAATATGGatgtttatttcataatatagaaaatgacaAGTATATTGTTTCATTGAATAATTGTGGACAAGATGTTGCTAATAtattagtaaataaaaatttagcaTCTTATGCTGTAGCAAATACTATCATGCCTACTGATG ATAAACCTCttgatatacaaaaaatagatACCAATCTTTTAAATGgacaaatattaaaagtaaaagtttGTAATGTGGAAAGTGCAAGCAAATTTCATATTGAACTTTCTTCAATTATGGAGAATAGCAAtgataaacatataattaacaaaaatttcaag aTGTTAACTGATAAACAGAATCAACCAATAGAATGCTGTCTTCTTAATGCATCATCttttgaaatgaataaaaattggaaagaaatGATTGAGAATAAGGAATTGATTATGTATGTAGAAGAAGTCAATAATAACag ACttatcgttaaattatatgatttgatgggtaataatataaaaagccAAAAAGATacagatgaaaaaatatatccaattTGTCCAACGCCTATTTTAAATCaaacttataaaataatagtattatatatagatcattCAGGAAGTATTTGGCTACAACGTAGTGTAGattatgaaaaagatatacacTTAAGTCAAGCATTGGAAAAACATTACGCTAACTGTGGAAAAACATTGAAACCAGAGATAGATATGTTATGTGCTGTAAAAAGTGTAGATGGTTATTGGAATAGAGCGAAGGTCATTAAATTCACTGACAAGAGTGTTTATgtcaattttattgattatggAAACACACAAGAAGTTAGTATCGAATCGCTGATGGAATTGGATCCACAATTTTTTGTACCATATCAATTAGCAATTAATGCTTCATTGACAGTTACTCTAAATGGTACATTATCTgaacagataaatatattacaagatcaattatttaatagaaaccTTACTgcaaatttttctaatgtaaACAAGAAGTGGATAGTTGAATTATTtgataacgaagaaaagattAGCGATAAATTCCGTTCAATGAATTTAGTAAAACTTTCAGCTGAAAATGAGTCAAAAAATGATCAGTTAATAGctggtaaaaaatataatgtctGTGTCTCTCACATTGATTCTCCAAGTCAGTTTTGGATTCAATTAACAAATGAGGCTGAATTTCTTAGACAAAAATATCTAGAATTACAAGCTGATATTTCTACGTGTCCATTAATAGATGGCATCTtagaagaaaattctctttgtGTAGCAGTTTATTCTATTGATAATATGTGGTATAGAGCAGAAGTTCTTGATGCCGATGAAGATATTACAACAGTACGATTCATTGATTATGGAAATACAGATGTAATCGATAACAAATCAGGAAATATTCGAACATTGACAGATAacttaaaatcaatgaaaagatATGCAACCAAATCTAGATTAGATATTATTCCTGTAGATTCTGAAGATTGGAGTGAAGCGACTTGTGATCGTTTTAGTAATTTAGTAATGACAGCTGATTCTTTAGAAGCTTTAATAATTGCTGACAGTATACCAAAACGAGTTGAACTATTCGTAAATGATAAAAGTATCAGTGAAATATTAGTTGAAGAACACCATGCTGTAAGAATATATGCAGAGCAAGATCTGATAGATGAAATAGTAGAGTTAGAATTAGATCCACATTCTGCATTTGTGAGTCATATTAATTCACCAAGTGAATTTTGGGTTCAAGAAGAGAAATCCATTGCTGACTTAGAAGTAATGTCTGATAGATTTATGGTTGCAGATATGTTCCCTAAAGTAgatgagataaaagaaaatttattgtgCGTTGCTAAATTTCCAGAAGATGAACAATGGTATAGAGCACGTGTAATATCTCACAATAATGGTGAAACAAAAGTTATATACATTGACTACGGAAATTCAGCTATATCTACTGAAATTCGTGCTATTCCAGAGGACTTAGTAAAAATAGCACCTTTATCTCGAAGATGCTGCTTGGCTCTTCCTGACGGTGTAACTGAGTGGTCTAACAAAGCATGTCaagaatttacaaaattagCAGCTGATGGCgctacaatatttcttttggatGTTTTGAAGGAACAAGAAACATCATTAGTAAGACTCactttaaatgagaaaaatataacagatTTATTAGCTATTTTTTGTGAACAGCGAATAACGAATATAGAAGAAAGATTACCACCTCTTGGAGAAGAAAATTCACCAAATGTTGTAGTAAGTCATGTTAATACACCAGCTGAATTTTGGATACAAGCAGAGGCCAGTATTGCTGAATTAGAAGTAATGTCGGATCGTCTACAAGCTGCACCCAGCTTTCTTCCATTAACTAATTTAGAGAATGGAACTATTTGTGCAGCTAAATATCCAGACGATGAACAATGGTATAGAGCAAAAATATTATCGCAGAATGGAAGTGGAgtgaatgttttatatatagacTATGGCAATACTGCCATTAATACAGAATTAAGAATACTACCTGaagatattgtaaatattcctACATTATCCAAAAGATGTGCTCTACAAATAccacattatattttatcttggTCTGAAGAAGCTTGTAAAACTTTTAAAGATCTTGCTGCTGATGGAGCAACAATGTTTCAATTCGAAATTCTTGACAATGAAGATCCTATGCATGTCAAATTAAGCATAAATGGAAAAGATATTACAGAAATTCTTTTACCTTTGTGCAAAAATATTAACACTAAATCAGAAGAATGTACAGTAGCGGAACAGATAACTAATAGCAATATAGAGTTGTATAATAAActaaaaaatacgaaagaaaatcctGAAAAATTGAATGAGTTAACACAAAAAACaaccaatattattatatcttctgTTAACGAAAAGAGTTCAGTAGAATTACTAGAACAAGAACATATTCATGAATCTATTACTGCATCAATAGAGGAAACAGATTCTATTACTAATGTAACTGAACTTACTattgatgaaataataaagaatatgatCGAAGATACTCACAGAGATAGTGAAAATGAGGACTCTGTTAATATagaagatattgaaaatactATACAGTCTAGTACAGAAAATTTGATAACACaagaaatatcaaaagtaaataataactttGACATTAATTATgatctaattataaataatggagataatgaaaagaaagacaataaAGATGTGGAAGGATCAATTCATCTTACAGTTGTCGATactaatgatattaatgaaaaattatctgAACAGCAACGAACTAAGTGTTCTTTAGATATATCAACTTCAGAAAAATCTGACCTCAAAATAGTTGAAAACACTAAAACCAATAAAAAAGCaacaaacaaagaagaaatgaggTGTTCTCCCAATATATTCTCAGATGAAACTGACCTCAAAGTAGTTGAAAATATCAAAACCAATGAAAAATCTCCagacaaagaagaaacaaaatgttCCCTCAATATGTTAGTTTCAAAAGAAACTGACCTCAAAGTAATTGAAAATACTGAAGTCATTGAAAAATCTTtagacaaacaaaaaataacatgTGCACCCAATACATCCTTATCAAATGTTAGCGTTAGTAAAAATTCTGTAAGGCAGGAAAAAATTACTTGTTCATTGGACGTGTCTGATACAGAAAAATCAGAAACATGTATggcaattgaaaatattttaaaaaaagatacagaAGAGACAAGTGTATAA